One genomic segment of Patescibacteria group bacterium includes these proteins:
- a CDS encoding MiaB/RimO family radical SAM methylthiotransferase yields the protein MKVINNKISNGVKDKKTYYIITIGCQMNKSDSERIAAYLESFGFKPAKNENSAGVVVLTTCGVRQSAEDRVYGLVGKIKKKNPKAKIILTGCLSQREDVRRRLADKVDIWLNISELANLDLRFKKKTKNCSYLKIRPKYSSNFSAFVPIGNGCDNFCSYCVVPYARGREIYRPAKEILGEIKDLVKNGYKEIILIAQNVNSYKSGLPIADCRLPNKSRRVNFAKLLKMVNDIPGNFWIRFATSHPKDMSDELIKIIAGSDKICQHIHLPAQAGDNKILSAMNRNYTRENYVKLVRKIRHVINSKFQNSNDKQISKLKTQNSKRDSGQMPVSMTTDVIVGFPGETKKQFANTVKLFKEIKFDMAYIARYSPRPGTAAYKLKDDVSSEEKKRREEELMKILRKTALENNKKYIGKTVKILVSGKNQKGEWHGYTATNKNVKYQSSNVKSGEFVKIKIIKARDFGLEGIVA from the coding sequence ATGAAGGTAATAAATAACAAAATTTCTAACGGGGTGAAAGATAAAAAAACATATTACATAATTACTATTGGTTGCCAAATGAACAAGAGCGATAGCGAGAGAATAGCGGCCTATTTAGAAAGTTTTGGGTTTAAGCCGGCAAAGAATGAAAATTCAGCTGGAGTTGTCGTGCTGACAACCTGCGGGGTGCGCCAGTCGGCCGAAGATCGGGTTTACGGACTAGTGGGAAAAATTAAGAAGAAAAACCCAAAAGCAAAAATCATTTTGACCGGCTGTTTGAGCCAGCGGGAAGATGTGCGCCGGAGGCTGGCGGACAAAGTGGATATTTGGTTAAATATTTCCGAGTTGGCAAATTTGGATTTAAGATTTAAGAAAAAAACGAAAAATTGTAGTTATTTAAAAATAAGGCCAAAATACAGTTCAAATTTTTCCGCTTTTGTGCCGATTGGCAACGGCTGCGATAATTTTTGTTCCTACTGCGTGGTGCCTTATGCTCGCGGACGAGAGATTTATCGCCCGGCCAAAGAAATTTTAGGAGAAATAAAAGATTTGGTAAAAAATGGGTATAAGGAAATTATTTTAATCGCCCAAAATGTCAACAGCTATAAATCTGGATTGCCGATTGCCGATTGCCGATTGCCGAATAAATCCAGGAGAGTTAATTTTGCTAAGTTATTAAAAATGGTTAATGATATTCCGGGTAATTTTTGGATTAGGTTTGCGACTAGCCATCCGAAAGATATGAGCGATGAGCTGATAAAAATTATTGCCGGCAGTGATAAAATTTGCCAACATATTCATTTGCCGGCGCAAGCCGGAGACAATAAGATTTTGTCTGCCATGAATCGCAATTATACAAGAGAAAATTATGTTAAATTAGTTAGAAAGATTAGACATGTTATAAATTCCAAATTCCAAAATTCAAATGACAAACAAATTTCAAAACTCAAAACTCAAAACTCAAAACGCGACTCTGGGCAGATGCCTGTTTCCATGACGACCGATGTGATTGTCGGCTTTCCGGGGGAAACAAAAAAACAGTTTGCTAATACGGTTAAACTTTTTAAAGAAATAAAGTTTGATATGGCCTATATTGCCCGTTATAGCCCTCGGCCGGGCACCGCCGCTTATAAACTGAAAGACGATGTTAGCTCGGAGGAAAAAAAGCGCAGAGAAGAAGAATTGATGAAAATTTTGCGGAAAACCGCTTTGGAAAATAATAAAAAGTATATCGGCAAGACAGTTAAGATTTTAGTTAGCGGGAAAAATCAGAAGGGGGAGTGGCATGGATATACAGCAACAAATAAAAATGTTAAATACCAAAGCTCAAATGTCAAATCCGGGGAATTCGTGAAAATTAAAATAATAAAGGCGAGAGATTTCGGGTTGGAAGGGATTGTCGCATAA
- a CDS encoding glycosyltransferase family 39 protein has product MEIIQKIKIWLKGQWPLLAVIFLSVIFFFGVSSYNLIVQDGDFIKWSSPDESANYIFSKLYGQTGAMTMFEKYNLVGEGVIHPRSFSSAGGSLKPVSFLGIILIYGFLASLAGFKILPFLTPAFAAVGIIFFYLFIKKLFGSRNALISAFLLAFFPPYIYYSARSMFHNVLFVALLIFGLYFGLLMVGKKYRRKNLNLLSWLFAALAGFFFGLAIITRTSELLWLAPMLLIVWLSNIKKIGFTKLVIFLSFMFLAALPALYWDQILYGSALAGGYPEMNQSVKTLAQASGDLVKSTVVGNLAYSREVFHKIKDTIFYFGFAPKQSIKMFYHYFAAMFPWLFWPATLGAFLFLQRFGKWKKKHFVYSAAYGLICLILLFYYGSWLFHDNPDPKSFTIGNSYTRYWLPIYLGVLPFASLFLIKFTRVLFPLWQEGSPPADSMITLADKTRKQFGRTRRTFLVNGSRAVLLILVCFVSISFVLFGSEEGLLYLAQNQKMARHELGKVLSLTESNSIIITRYHDKIFFPERKVIVGLFDDENMNARYARLVNYLPVYYYNFTFPEKDLNYLNDKKLKEAGLMITPIEKITADFTLYKLGKDKESEIIN; this is encoded by the coding sequence ATGGAAATTATTCAGAAAATTAAAATTTGGCTCAAAGGCCAATGGCCCCTGCTGGCGGTTATTTTTTTGTCTGTTATTTTTTTCTTTGGAGTTTCAAGCTATAATCTGATAGTGCAAGACGGTGATTTTATAAAGTGGTCTTCGCCTGACGAAAGCGCTAACTATATTTTTTCAAAACTCTATGGCCAGACCGGGGCAATGACCATGTTTGAGAAATATAATTTAGTCGGCGAAGGCGTAATCCATCCCAGGAGTTTTTCCAGCGCCGGTGGAAGCTTAAAGCCCGTAAGTTTTTTGGGGATTATTTTAATTTACGGATTTTTGGCAAGTTTGGCCGGTTTTAAAATATTGCCGTTTCTGACCCCGGCTTTCGCCGCCGTTGGAATAATATTTTTTTATCTTTTTATAAAAAAACTTTTTGGTTCGCGCAACGCTTTGATTTCCGCTTTTTTATTGGCGTTTTTTCCCCCTTATATTTATTATTCGGCGCGGAGCATGTTCCATAATGTTTTATTTGTCGCGCTTTTGATTTTTGGCTTGTATTTCGGCTTGTTAATGGTTGGAAAAAAATATAGGCGGAAGAATTTGAATTTGCTAAGTTGGCTGTTTGCCGCCTTGGCCGGATTTTTTTTCGGGCTTGCCATTATAACCAGAACTTCGGAGTTGCTTTGGCTGGCTCCGATGTTGCTTATCGTCTGGCTTTCCAATATTAAAAAAATCGGTTTTACGAAATTGGTAATTTTTTTGTCCTTTATGTTTTTAGCGGCTTTGCCCGCCCTGTATTGGGATCAGATTTTATACGGTTCCGCCTTGGCCGGCGGTTATCCGGAAATGAACCAATCGGTCAAAACTTTGGCCCAAGCCAGCGGAGATTTGGTTAAATCAACCGTGGTTGGCAATCTGGCCTATAGCCGGGAGGTTTTTCATAAAATAAAAGACACTATTTTTTATTTTGGATTTGCCCCGAAGCAGTCAATAAAAATGTTTTATCATTATTTTGCCGCTATGTTCCCCTGGCTCTTCTGGCCGGCAACCCTGGGCGCTTTTTTGTTTCTCCAGAGGTTCGGCAAATGGAAAAAAAAGCATTTTGTTTATTCGGCGGCTTACGGCCTCATCTGCCTGATTTTGCTTTTTTATTACGGCAGTTGGCTTTTTCATGATAACCCGGATCCCAAAAGCTTCACTATCGGCAATTCCTATACCCGTTATTGGCTGCCGATTTATTTGGGAGTTTTGCCTTTTGCCAGCTTATTTTTAATCAAATTTACCAGGGTTTTATTTCCTCTCTGGCAAGAGGGTTCGCCGCCGGCTGATTCTATGATAACTCTGGCTGATAAAACAAGAAAACAATTTGGCCGGACAAGAAGAACCTTTCTGGTTAATGGCAGCCGAGCGGTTCTGCTTATTTTAGTTTGTTTCGTTTCCATTTCTTTCGTTTTGTTCGGTTCGGAAGAGGGTTTGCTCTATTTGGCCCAAAATCAAAAAATGGCCAGGCATGAACTGGGAAAAGTTTTAAGTTTAACCGAATCCAATTCCATTATCATTACCCGTTATCATGATAAAATATTTTTTCCTGAGAGAAAAGTGATTGTCGGCCTATTTGACGATGAGAATATGAACGCCCGTTACGCGAGGCTGGTAAATTATCTGCCTGTTTATTATTATAATTTCACCTTTCCCGAGAAAGACCTGAATTATCTGAATGACAAAAAATTAAAAGAAGCGGGCTTAATGATAACGCCGATAGAAAAAATTACCGCGGACTTTACTTTGTACAAACTGGGCAAGGATAAGGAATCAGAAATTATAAATTAA
- the miaA gene encoding tRNA (adenosine(37)-N6)-dimethylallyltransferase MiaA, with translation MSIGKKNNHRIGGTGKIIVVLGPTASGKTTLGVSLARKFNGEIISADSRQVYKGMDIGTGKDLQDYRLEIPNSKFQIPNKIQNPCLAGRQAKSKTINIPYHLIDVVNPNTKFSLAKYQRLAFKAIDDILRRSKTPIIVGGSGLYLQAVVDNYNLSGTKPDKKLREKLEKESVEDLFLELKNINPKFAERLNGSERKNKRRLIRYLEIMQGEEVRPLARDRASKSSYDFLLLGLTWPREVLKERIYKRLVERLEKENMVGEVEKLHKDGVSWKRLESFGLEYKYISLYLQGKLTYEEIAEKLNRAIGQFAKRQMTWFRRWEKQGRKINWVTDGKEAERLVKKFLK, from the coding sequence ATGTCAATAGGTAAGAAAAATAATCACCGCATAGGCGGGACAGGTAAAATAATCGTAGTTTTAGGGCCGACGGCTAGCGGGAAAACAACGCTAGGGGTTAGTTTGGCGCGGAAATTTAACGGTGAAATTATTAGCGCGGACTCAAGGCAGGTTTATAAAGGAATGGATATTGGTACTGGCAAAGACCTGCAAGACTATCGTCTTGAAATTCCAAATTCCAAATTCCAAATTCCAAATAAAATCCAAAATCCCTGCCTTGCCGGCAGGCAGGCAAAATCCAAAACAATTAATATCCCTTATCACTTAATTGATGTGGTTAATCCTAATACTAAATTTAGTTTGGCTAAGTATCAGAGATTAGCGTTTAAAGCTATAGACGATATTTTAAGGCGCAGTAAGACACCAATAATCGTGGGCGGGTCTGGTTTATATTTGCAGGCCGTGGTTGATAATTATAATTTAAGCGGGACAAAACCGGATAAGAAGTTAAGAGAAAAATTAGAGAAGGAAAGCGTAGAAGATTTATTTTTAGAGCTTAAAAATATAAATCCTAAATTCGCCGAACGGTTGAATGGAAGCGAGAGAAAGAACAAAAGAAGGTTGATCCGTTATCTTGAGATAATGCAGGGCGAAGAGGTTCGACCCCTTGCGAGGGATCGAGCCTCTAAATCTAGTTATGATTTTCTTTTGCTTGGCTTAACTTGGCCCAGAGAGGTTTTAAAAGAAAGAATTTATAAGAGATTAGTAGAAAGATTAGAAAAAGAAAATATGGTCGGGGAGGTGGAAAAATTGCATAAAGACGGCGTAAGCTGGAAACGGCTGGAAAGTTTTGGGTTAGAATATAAATATATTTCTCTATATCTGCAAGGCAAGTTAACTTATGAAGAAATAGCGGAAAAATTAAATAGGGCCATCGGGCAGTTTGCCAAGAGGCAGATGACATGGTTTAGGCGCTGGGAAAAGCAGGGGAGAAAAATAAACTGGGTGACAGATGGGAAAGAAGCGGAAAGATTGGTTAAAAAATTTTTAAAATAA